In Engraulis encrasicolus isolate BLACKSEA-1 chromosome 15, IST_EnEncr_1.0, whole genome shotgun sequence, the genomic window ACCTGTACAATCCATATCGCCCACACCCTTTAAATGTAGTGTTGGGATGCTGAAAGAATTGGTTGCTGATCTTGAAGCAAAAAACACGGCAAATGAAGTAATGGAGCAAAGTACCAGGTCTGGCAGTCCAAACCTTGTGAGGTCCTTACTTGATATTTACTGGGGTGGAAGTGCGCGTAATTACCAGGCTGCAAGGGCAGAAGGCATTCATAAGATATTGAAAAACGTCTCCATGTTCACAGGGGCAGATGACTTTGTGTTTGACTGCATGAACACAGATATTTCTTCTCAGTTAGAGGATAACGTCTGCGTTCTCAATGGGGACCGTGATGTTGACACGGCAGAAGTTACTGTTGAGTCACCTCCTAAGGACATTGGAGAAGAAATCAAGAGACTTGCTGAGAACAGGTCCAGCTCGGAAGCCTTGGGTCCTTTACTAACAGAATGCCCTGAAACCTCTAGTCCTTTACAAACAGGATGTGCAGAAATAATGGGTCCTCTACCAACGGACTGCTCTAAAACCTCCATGCCTCCATTAACAGAGCGCCCTGAAACTCCTAGGCCTTTGCCAACAACGTGCTTTGAACCCACAAGTCCTGTACAAACAGAGAGCCCAAAAACTCCCAGGTCTTTACAAACAAGATGCTTTGAACCCATAACTCCTGTAAGAACAGGATGCTCTGAAACATCTTTGCCTTCACTAACAGAGTGCCCTGAAACCCCTAGGCCTTTACAGACAAGATGGTTTGAACCCATAAGTCCTGTACAAACGGAATTCTCTGAAAACCCTATGCCTTTACGAACAGAGCGCCTTAAATCTCCTAGTCCCGTAGATCCTGTACAAACAAAAGGCTCTGTAACACCTCATCCTTTACTAACAGAACACCTTTCCACCCCTTCACCTTTGCAGACAAATTGCTTTGAACCTGGTAGACCGTTACTAACGGAAGACATGACGGGGCACGAAGTGAATGACACTCTTTCACATAGTCCCAGATCCCCTTGTATATCTCCAGTTAACATCACTCTTGTACCGGCAGAGGACATAGAGTGGCTGTTTAATAGTGGGAAAGATGACCAAATGGCACTCAACAAAGAGCCCTTCTCACCCCCATTGAGCAATGAAGGACAATCGGATAGTGTTTTGAAAGACataaaggtgacagtttgttcAGTAGACCAGGTCAAATCTATTTTTGAGCTGTTTGAAGATGGTCTAGAGCCCTCGTCTAAATCTCCTGACCAATCAACCATGTGTACAGGTGAAAAAACAGAAACCTCATTGTGTAGTAATGTGGCACCGTGCAGTTCTGGCTCGGACAAATCATTTATCGAGAACACAAAAACTGTGTCGGACAATAAAGCTGCACCTTGCAGCACCGGTGTGGGAAAATCAACCTTGTTGGACATTGCCCCATGTCCTTCCAACTCGAGCAAATCTGTTGATAAGAACACGAAAACCAAATCAGTTGGCCATTGTGTTGATCGTCACCTCCTCTCTGTactaaaaaagaaaacacagaaaCCGTTGTTCAAAAAGGCACTCAGCTCATACATAAAAGAGAATACCAGGGTCCCTCAGAACAGCAGGCAGAGTGAAAGGCCGTCCATAGCAACAGTATCTCCCAAACAGactaaggtcaaaggtcagattGTGTCACCAAATGACCGGAAAGGCTCATGTGCCACAACAGGACTGGACTTTCAAGTCAAAAGGAAATTATGTGAACATAGTGATGAGGTTGTCCATAGAACTGCAGAGAGCCACTCTACTGGTTCACAGGACGACAGAACCTTAAATACTGATGTAAAACTGAAGCGGCACACAAGTCCAGTCGACACCTCTCACAGTAGTTCCACAAAGAGACCTTGCAAGGAGGCCTCATCCCCAAGTCCTGTCTCAAAAACACCTGTCAAAACCGTGGACAGCAGGGACCATTTAACGACCAAAGCTTTTTTGTACTCTCCTGCAGAAACGTCCGCCAAAAACAAGGTGAAACAAAATTGGGCAACTGCTTTTGTGCCACTTGTTAGGTATAAGAAACCTAGCTGATATTGGACGAATGTTTTGTCCAATTATGTTTTTTAATTCATACGATTGTACAATTGTAATTCATGTATTCTAAAAGTATATGCAATGTGAGGCACCCCCATTTATCTTCTTTCTTTTCACTcattttccgttttttttttttttttggtattttcATCCATGACTCTTTCTAAACTTGTTTTTTTATTCACTGGGAAATATTACGTTGTCAATGGAAATGAATTCTACTTTTGTGAACATTTATACGAGCTATTATCAGTGTTAGATCGAAAAGCATGCTATTGTTTTGTTATCAGTATTAGATCGACCAGTATGCTATTGTTTTGTCCAAATAAATTGATATTGAAATGAAGTGTTATTATGATTTGACTATTACTGCATGTATTTACTGAATGCTGAGCAAAAGTAGGTAGGCTACTGCGCAACAGCCACAGGGTGaaaacctggggtgagtttctcaaaagggaagttgttagcctgttagcaacttctgtagttggcaatgggaaaatgcattgaaagcaacgaagtagctaacgtagtaagcaactttggcttCGAGAAATTCACACCTGAACCCTTTCTTTCCCACTCTGGAGGAAGCTCCAgaagttctctgaggaacctatgTGT contains:
- the LOC134463737 gene encoding uncharacterized protein LOC134463737 → MNGSQIPNSTGKIPSHQATTVQYALQNGTVLQQTGVVQNSTGVQLVYAPAVPVYQLTGYCLQSQQAKVYVIQQPQAQPCVPALASGSPGQAGQQQQNNDSASHSFPVTQSRPEPPSDPEQAQVPANGPPSNVSATGQEQQGVGQLVQLEKDSIGGGSTSHSHYSKAGLENSLAPPGNRLSMLGSLPATLTSSTNSPILLAVSENGIFNNSTNLTVTQPALSVSVRRQSDTSIKLPSLSSVMMKKSSSAPPKANRNKMVTAMSSVPTVSQQSVPSEGMSVLAPEKHMDVSSHITRISRNDLINLSIANRAKNTAHAGMNSTPTKGQSHAAQRRTSCTQTQAQKAQEQKAQTQSHKAVAIVPPLSKECADGRDERQTSEPLKMQHIRGPSGEKTVEMFKAGDFSAINPPVYQQSVDDKCNVCVEDDPLVQQEQKKLPELSVEKTHGAKTLSGLMMSDTFFLQTPTTNLHEPKPSTKKTLSQKEFCGERAAKISLESSRLESRIMNHKSTHATGVDEHKVDSLPSTKGNEEKSTQSPTRPANAQPDETSLHLATLAEPVQSISPTPFKCSVGMLKELVADLEAKNTANEVMEQSTRSGSPNLVRSLLDIYWGGSARNYQAARAEGIHKILKNVSMFTGADDFVFDCMNTDISSQLEDNVCVLNGDRDVDTAEVTVESPPKDIGEEIKRLAENRSSSEALGPLLTECPETSSPLQTGCAEIMGPLPTDCSKTSMPPLTERPETPRPLPTTCFEPTSPVQTESPKTPRSLQTRCFEPITPVRTGCSETSLPSLTECPETPRPLQTRWFEPISPVQTEFSENPMPLRTERLKSPSPVDPVQTKGSVTPHPLLTEHLSTPSPLQTNCFEPGRPLLTEDMTGHEVNDTLSHSPRSPCISPVNITLVPAEDIEWLFNSGKDDQMALNKEPFSPPLSNEGQSDSVLKDIKVTVCSVDQVKSIFELFEDGLEPSSKSPDQSTMCTGEKTETSLCSNVAPCSSGSDKSFIENTKTVSDNKAAPCSTGVGKSTLLDIAPCPSNSSKSVDKNTKTKSVGHCVDRHLLSVLKKKTQKPLFKKALSSYIKENTRVPQNSRQSERPSIATVSPKQTKVKGQIVSPNDRKGSCATTGLDFQVKRKLCEHSDEVVHRTAESHSTGSQDDRTLNTDVKLKRHTSPVDTSHSSSTKRPCKEASSPSPVSKTPVKTVDSRDHLTTKAFLYSPAETSAKNKVKQNWATAFVPLVRYKKPS